In Glycine max cultivar Williams 82 chromosome 15, Glycine_max_v4.0, whole genome shotgun sequence, the DNA window TGACAATCAACTactcttaatgtaatttttcttcctatctacttatgaatattatatttgCATTATCTTTTCTTGTGCTTAATAGTATTgtctgtggcttgatcacccatttacatggtaagttttaggagTAGCGTTGAGagacattattttctaatagaacagggaaagggtatctaaataaagtcatcactagggataggttgatatttgtttatcCTATTATACATATCTATTCaatgcaatttattattttagttctgcaaagggatttgaaagagaaaatagataaattgggTTCTTTCATATGGGGGACTAAAGTTAAAGTATACTAGTAGATGCATGTGtatattgaaataattataaatagagaaaaattattaacattacatcaaagagtagcTATGGTAGGTTAAGTtcccaacattctcatcttttgaattaatttacttttacaATATTATTGGGTTAATTTTTCtgtctttaattaatcaatttaaattattgtttaatttcttctcttgtttgattttattttccatcaatttaaattattatttttctcataacATTTTTAAGTCAactttctttaacttttttattaataaaatatttatctacctaagtacaaacaaagtccttaTTGATTTGACACTCAGACTTTCGTTTTAACTTTAGTACTTGAGACGAATTGATGCACTTGTCAATCTATCAACAGGATTTCTGTTTCAATTGCATGATGTTTCgaacatgttattttactttattttatttcagtgATTAAACGTGAGTTCTTTTATAAACTTGGACAATCTTGTTTTGAATTGGagatgtttttaataaattttatttggtaTCAGTAAAGTGGATGTGACACTTTTATCCACGTgaatttatttaagtaatttgaataaaattgatttaattaaattttatatttatttttcttatatatgtgtatatcgGAATAGAGGACATTTAGTGGTGTGACATTTCCCGCCAACTTCCGCTTCCTGACAACCAGATTCCCATCCCCCACTTTAGCCACTATTGTTCGTAACCCGAAGGTGTATAAGGTTTAGATGGTGGAGGCACCGCCACTGTCCGGTAGAATCTTACAAATTAATTGAAGACTTTctccttaaaagttaaaacaaaatgaCACAAATTAGGTAACTGATTATCTATGCATATAGTTGCATACACAGATGGGACTACTCGTGCAAGCTTTGGTTTCACACCAAACGAACATGAAATCTCCAAGGCAGAACCCATCCACGTGGGTGCCTCGTGCGCATATCCCACTCATGAACTACTTGCACATACGTGCCTTGTGTCATTGCCGGTGGTTCAGTACAATATGTATAGGACGCATCTTCGATGAAGCTTTCGAATGAGATTTTGACACCTCACCAATTATTTTGCCACCATGATTGTAAACCACTTAACATATGATACTACGATGCGAGATCCCCTCATAATACACTTAAGATTCATATATCAAAATGACGGTCACAAATAGTTATCTATATGTATATATTGTGACTGTTCGTGGTATTTATCATGATATAAACTTGACAAGATATAATGGATAGAGATATAATCAGCTTTAATGCCACACCACacatattacaaaataaaataaaatttacgagatatttaatttaaaatgtagaAAGTGAAAAACTTTCAAAATTTGTTAGAGTATAGACTTCAGAACTAATTTAAGTTAATGAAGGtgactctttttcttttgtatcaTGGAAAAGAAAACTCTTTAATAGGTAAATATATGCATActcgaaattaattaaattaaaataatcttgtGTTTGTGTCTGTTGAGTCAATTGAATCGCTAATTCTTAttggtttaaaattaaattgaaccgATATTTATTCAATCCAAGTACATAAACAATTTAAATACTTAATTGGACCAGTCAACTTTGATTTCTAGTGCTGGTCCAGTCTAATTCTAATAACACTGATTCAACCGCACCTCATCAAGTCTAAATCGCATGGGTATCCCATCTTGGTGTTTATGGTCGAGGGTACCTAATGGTTGAGTGGGGTATTTGATACtcctttatcattttttaattcctCATTCCTTCAATCGTATTATAAAATAGAGGTCGATCTTAGGTACAGGATGTCCActcaaaagaaaagataatttCATTCTTCATGGAACTATTTGACATTGAAATTTCTTATAATCCAGAATCAAATCATTTCACATTCTTTTCTAACATGGTCACATTGCGGTTTCCAAACATAGCCGACACtcctacaaataattaattatgggTGGCTCCTACAAATTCCtttcaaaatttcattaattaattattggtCATTAGGTGGGCATATTTTCTGGTTCTGATGCCCCACTGTTGCAACCATTAGTGGGTGCATTATGGCTATCCTAATACCATATATTGCTCACCTGGAATGCCTTGATCGCTCGACAAGTAGACATCAATGGGTCAaagatttaataatttattccaTCAAACTTATACATATGAATATTATTATCTTAGCACAATATATGAATCTTATCTTCCACatattacattaatttattattgactGGCTTATAGTACCAACAAGCAAATAAAGCAACCCCACCGAGTCTTAATTAGTGTACTATGCATTGCCCTATATAAAGGACCATTCTTCACCTTTCAAAACCATCTTGCATCTTCCACTATCTTAATTGCCTCTAGTTCTCTCACTTTAACTATTTTCACAAaccatagaaaaataataattttttttcattgtaacATGTCTTCCTCAGAGGGTGTCTTTGAACAGGGAATTGAGTTCTCAGAAGCCAACAATGTTCTTCTCATGTCTCTAAtggaagaagaacaagaagaagagtACTATGGCGATGATAGACTTGTGAGCATGATTCAATCATTGGAGGCAGAGATCACTGACACTGAAATGGGTCAAATGTATGAGATGGGACACGTGGATGATCAAGATCGCTCCGCGTCAGTCGGTGTCCCTGATCATTGGGTTGACTTGGAATTGATCTCTTCCTTGCCCTTTGATGAGATGAATGCATGGATCCCTTATGGATATGGGATGATGGAACATGTAGAAATGGAATATGAAGCTGGAAATGGTGTTGATGATCTTCAATTGTGTTATGGAGCATTCTTGGATCAACAATATAGAGAAAATCATTATTTGGCACAAGGACCAAGTGATGCAGTGTTCTGAATTAATTTATATACGTAGTATTGTATAAGGAAACAGAAGAGAACATTGATTACTTTGTAATTAATTTGTGAAGGGCTCCTTAAGTACATATTAATGCcaaacctttttattttatcttttgtttactCTTTACTTTCATGTAATTACctagcttaaaattaattagaatggATCTTCCTTAGTCCCTCGATCATTCTTGCATATAATAAGAAATAGTACTGATTTATTCTTAGTGACTTattacttcttttatttttagttttcttaaaatgaTAACTTTCTTTTTGCATGTGTCTATGAGAAAGTAATCATAGAATTAATCCAATCTAATTTTACAACCTTCATCGAGTGCGTAAAACCAATGATTAGGAGTTCAAGTACTCAAGTAATTATAGAAAACTTTTACTGCTCAAATAGTCTTAGTTCAAGCATAATTTTCTCCATATGGAGGATACGtgttatatttatcaaaaaggAAAACTAATTTGACAACTAATCCTTGGAGAGCTttctaaaaaaggaaataatatactttgagttttataatttatatttctcttttttacaattaattttttatgtttctttgtcacataatttatctcatgatatattttttttcttttgttttttcacttCACACAGAGGCACACATGCTCTAGGGCTGAGCCTAATTGGATTCGGGCAGGTTCGGAACCAGACCCATTAGTTCGGATGTAACCGACTTGAGCATTTCACGGTCCATACCTGACTGTTTTCATGTTCGAGTTATGTGGGTTTGGGTCTTACATGTTACAATCTGAGCTAGATGGGTGCATGGgagatgctaggtgcacccagcattttttaaaaatatcaaaactgCCTTCCActatcttcttcttttaaaagctgtgtttttttttgtgcaaaAATGTTAGCGCAGTGCTTTGCCgttttttcttcgttttcttgCGATCGGTTAGCTTTAGTGAAGGTTAAGGTGTCGGTGTTCATTGTTGCGGTGGTTGGTTCGTTGACGGCGGCATACGAGGTACGCATTTGTGTTGGGTGTACGTGAGATGGTAGTCCATAaatcatacggatcaagttgatccgcaaggTTAATATGGATTATGTTGATCCGTATGTTGATATTAAGCATACAGATCAATTTGATCTGTAACTTATAGGGATTTTGAAATTGTACcctttatttaagtttttttttaattattactttgtTTGTATTATCATTTTGCATTTTAATTGTTTACATTCTGtgttaaaatttatgttttattgttaAGATGGACAAAGATCAATAGATGTATGACACTATAATGTCtaaagaagttgatatggatgatcaaaatgaacaagaatgtggtgtgaatgaaccacaagttgattgttcggatgcgttcaatacttctcaggtaataatattcattattgtgagtgatttaataaattgaatgtgttgtaaaaaactaaaattgtctGGATTGCATTGTAGGTGTTTGACAACCGAGACGATGTTTTGCAGTGGACTCGATCCCTTgctcatgaaaatggatttgtggcGGTCATTATAAGGTCTAACACAAACACTGGTAGTAGAGGAAAAACttcgtttgtgttaattggctatgaaaggagtggcgagtataggtgtaggaagaaagaatttgttagaagagatattgagactaggaaatgtgggtgtcccttcaagcttcgtggcaagccagtggttggaggacaaggctggatggtgaagttgatgtgtgagattcataatcatgaattggccaagtcattagttgaACATCCATATGTTGGGCGATTGACAAAAGCTGAAAAGAcacttattgctgatatgatgaagtcaatggtgaaaccaagaaacatttTGCTAACTTTGAAGGAGCACGCCAATAGTTGTACGAccatcaaacaaatatataatgcaagaagtgcataccaTTCTTTCATAAGAGGAagtgatactgaaatgcaacatctaatgaagcttcttgaacgggatcagtatattcattgaCACAAATTAAAGGATGAAAACGTGGTTCATGATATCTTTTGGAGTCACCCTAATGTAGTGAAGTTAGTCAATGCATGTAATTTGGTGCTTTTGATAagcagtacctacaaaacaaacagataCAGACTCCCGCTGCTCGATTTTATTGGGGTGACACCAACTAGGATGATATTTTCTGCTGGTTTTGCATATCTAGAAGGTGAACGTCTGAATAATGTGGTTTGGGCTTTAGAACGATTCTGAGGTATATTATTAAGACGTGATGCcctccctggagttattgtGACTAACAGAGGcctagcattgatgaatgcagtgaaaactgtatttCCTAAGTGCACAAATTTGTTATGCAactttcacataaacaagaatgtgaaggatTTGACCAAGCAAGTTGCACGTCatggatgaactgaaggatttgatcaagcaagttgcgTCTCAtgggattcccccttatggtaTCCATGAAACACAAACAGTAAGACGGTTGTTTTTTCGATAACCAAGCCACCATAAGTATTcagataaaattatcaaattcaaaattattgaacTAAAAACCAACGATGACGTGCTAAAGGTGTTAGTGCAATCTAACTATTGGAAAAAAATTGGGCCAATAAAAATTTTAGCTATTTTTAGTAAACATGTAATGGAAATGAAAGACAACGTGCTGATGTCGCAAAATTAACATTACTTAATTATAGTATttcatgcaaattttatttttttcactatgTTAAAGTTAACGtaatatttgaatttgtatCTATTACAGAATGAAACCGTATGATGATTATTTTATGTTCATGATTTACCTAAATCAAGaaattgtttaaattaaaatgataatagtgggcccaaaaaataaattttttggtaaataaaaaagtatacaaagataaaaaacaaaaagagtaaatataaaataaaaaaataactctcCATCtatcaactaaataaaaaacaaataacataaattaaaaattaaaaacaaagagtaaataataaataaaaaaagctgTGATCATACTACTTCTAtgagtaataataattaaataaataaaaattctgtgaaaattatattatttataaatttttacattttttgtaataaattaaatatatttttttaattctttaattaatgttcTTATCTCTATAGTTAACAAGATCCCTAGTAAAATGGTTACTCTAAGTAAGGGATgttgatccaacggttaaataTAGGATGATTTAGTGGCTTAGAGTGAGTAAAATCTTCTGTTGCTATTATGCATGTATTTGACGTGTCTTTCCTGTGCAGTGTGAACAGTTGTGCAAGTGTACGAGAGAGAGAGGGGTGATCTTGGGGACCGTTGTGCaggtttataaaaatatatttgttttggtGCAAGAGGTTTCTAATTGGTTCGCCCCATATATTTCTTTGGGGAAAGTTATCAAAGGGAGTAATTCgttttataatttactaaatgCAAGTAAATTTTGAATCAATACTTAAATACGAATAAGTTGTAAGATTTTTTACTAACTGATAATAACTCATAAAAAGATAgacaattttagttttcttttgtaTGGAAGTCATTAAAAATGTActgtttctgtttttcttttttaatttgtataagaaatcataaaataattaataatttaaaagtcgtttaattttttaattatttatttgaagtcaTGAAATGTTATAGGACTTCAAAgtcatcttaaattttttattttaaaattaatttttaacaacttcaaattagttctaatttattattttatttaatatttttataagatgaTAGTTTGAGATATTTTTTAACTAGTTGTGATGGTGGTCCaaggaaagtaaaaaagaaaacattgaaaatatataattaagaaagtGAGAAGGTTGAGAGTCCTATTTTccaaattttatataatgtttttttaaatagaaaattaaaagtgCTAAtccatattatattatttcaaatttaattacaaatattatcataaaattttgtaattaatatttttaaatagaaaataatttttaaatgtgacatccatattatattatttcaaattagtttttagttgtttgcttcaatttgaaatgacactCATACTATTTCGACGAATTTCAAATGAATTTGGaatcaagtaatttaaaaataagatttagacgttaacactaatattataaaccaaaataacctaaaatatacaaaatgttgatcagtcaaaaacaaaaacgttttcaaatacaagaaaaatatatatatcatccaAATATGATAATATCAAAAGTgtaaagaaactatggttgatcCGTGCACCACCTACGTCGAGACCTCACATACACAATGTGGTCTTCTATGACACCCCTGGCAATCTTgaggcgttgttccatgacctCATGTGTCTTTGTGCTTGGCGTGACTATCCTTAGGTTGAGATTACGCTCCAACCTTTCAGCGATCGCATGGCAAGCCTCTTGtttaatagaaaacaaacaaattagacAAATTAGTAATAACTTATGAAATAAATGGCATTTGATACAACTAAGCAAATAGTAATAacacttaccactgcatgtctaggCTCATCCACCTCAGAACGGGCATGTGTTGATGCTGCTGCTGGTTTCAGGATTTGAGGGATATGTGGCTCCACAAATGAGGCATCATGCGTCGCAAGTGGATCTCGCGGCGGATTTGATGGTTGTGCCGCGGTCATGAATGGATGAGAAATGACGAAGAACCAGTCCATGTAGTCGGCCACACATTGACCTGGCACAACACACATCTCACCTGCTAGCGCAAGATGGTTTGAGTAGTGCATCCACCTGACATCTATTTCATCAAATGACTCCCATGAATCGACAGGATGTGGAGGAATACTCTGGACATATCCGAACTGGTGCATAGGGGTGGGTAAATAGGCCCAGGTCCATGGACTGGCCCGCGGGGCCCATGGTCCGTGCGGGTTAcggatcaatttttttaaacggtccatggttatgtcatatttttggaTCCGCTCCTCTTAACCCGCGAACTATGCAGGTTTGGCCCGTGGGGTCCGCGGGTTGCCCGCAGCCCGCATTAAGTTTGATTTGTGTGACCCTGACCTAATtatattaggtttgattttctcttttttactttcaacttttcttttaaaataatagataaagaaatatattagataagataaaaatttaaagataaaaataaaagatttaaattaaaagatgatcaagacaaaaaaggataagatgagaaaaataaaagattaagataaaaaaaaaaaagataagtgataacatgctaaaaatcttcatttttgatattttctcgatctttttttcttttacgctatcattttcatatctgcaagccataaataataaaaatatcaattctcatcatttaagctaaaaataatagttaaatacatatttttaaagatatttcaatatatttttattataaaaaatagctcacatcatatttagcagttatcattgTAGCAAGCTAAGAACATTTTTTCTCCTCATGGTTTTTCTCCACCACGCAGTCACACATGCGCGCAAGTTATACGACTCTTTCCCTTTCAAGGAAAACAAAATGCGACTCACACTCACGCAGTCACGCGACATACCACAGTGGCACAGCTTCGGCCCACCACCGCGCCACCACGCAAAGTacatctcttctctctctagaatttatttttatcctatttttgttAGGGCTGATTCATTGTTGTTGTACTCTTAAATGTGGAGATGGAGAAGGCTCAAGCTACTTCAAATATGGAATCATTTGTTTGtggagatgtttaaatttcatattttagatttattgcttggattttcttttgttaagacattatttattttattgatgtaattgactaattattgagattttatttacatttgtcttgaacttaatttgattgtattgtatttttattaaaatttaaattcttttaatactAGGCCCGCCGATCGGCCTGTTTGACCCACGGGGTCCGCCGGGTAGGTGCTGACCAATTTATTTAGTCCATGTAAGAAGCGGGGTGAACTGACCCGGTCCACTGCCAATGCGGGCAGGCCTTACGCGGGGCAGGCTGGCCCACTTACCCACCCCTACTGGTGCATGACCCTCTCTGTTCAGTGTCTGACAGCAGCGGGCACCCAGCGGAGCTGACCGGAAAAGCATGAAATCAAATGAAACTCTTGGACTGATCGATGCTCCCCATAAGGCATCCAACAGACATCAGGAATCTTGAGTCGATCCAGACGCTACCTGTACGTCTCTATGGATATGATCTTCACGGTCTTCTTCGTAGCAATCCACCGACATGCACATGGTGACACCTCGTCATAGTCCGGATCAGCGATGCACTCCGCAACTGACAAAAAGTGCTCATGTATCCAACACTACAAAGATTACACGAAAATCATACAAATTTCAAACTAAACTACCCTATTTGAAACATTGTTGTAATTAACTtatcaaaaacatattaattacttGTAAGAGGGTGATGTAACCAACAAGCTGTTGGCTGGTGCTGATACAAGCATTATTCAAATGATCGTACATATGCACCAGAACagcagctccccatgcatacCTCCCAATCTAACTGAGGTCACGCAAAGCGCCTAAGAAGACAACATGAACatgggttgcactcttgttagcaaaaagaATGCAActtagaagatgaagaagataggCACGAGCTGCAGCTGTCCAATGTTCGGCCTGACATCTATGCTGATATATATCTCATAGCCAAGATAGGCGTACGTATGGTTCATGACAATGTGTTGTCTCAGCCCTGGCTGCCTCTCCTGAGACCAGTAGTAAGTCAACCAACATCAACACCGTCTCGTCGACTTGTAGAGGCTGGAAGATATGGAAGGCGCCGACAAtgggaagatgaagaagagacGCCATGTCGTCTAGGGTGATGGTAACCTCCCCCATAGGAAGATGGAAACTACTATTCTCtctgtgccacctctccacaaacgAGGATATAAGTCCCTGATCGCCAGTGTCTATTGAACATGCGATCAAAGGACTTAGTCCTGTGCCAGCAACTAACCCCTCAATTGCaggaacaaacctacctaatttCTGCCCCTTCCTCCCATGGGAGGACAACTTCAATTCAGGCCGCTcttgaattgaagtataaaggaacagacaatttattaacataatattttaaaggaATACAAATTTCAATAATAACACATACTTAACAAACaacttaaaatgaaaattataaatacctccCCGCTCCATACGCTGGTTGTAACATGCTCAGTATACTCAATAAGCACCGATGGGTCACTCGGTCCACCTGGAAATCCCTTAGGCTCATCTACAGCAGCCTTTGCATGTACGTTCGCATCTACCACAGGCTCATTTGTACCTACGACAGGCTCTTCCGCAGGTACCACAGGCTCATCCGCGGCAACAAGGACAGATTTTCGTTGCCTACGGGCTGATGGTGTAGGCCTTCGCCGTTGGGAAGCATCATCTGAATCATCACGATTCTCTCTCCCCAGACCTCTGCCAATAACCCTACCTAAGGCACGACCTAAGCCTCTAGccctaaccatgatctgcaaatgtgTACCACAAATTCCATCACTGATTTCATTGACTCAAAGTCATGCAAGTTCTAAGGATGTTTAAGTGATGTTTAAGGATTTCATCGATTTCATTGACTCAAAATCATGCAAGTTCTAAGGATTTCATTTACTCTTGGGATTTCATTGACTCACAATTTCGGTGTAACACTTATTATGGAGCAATCAATGATATAATTGAGTTAGACTATTATGGTCACTTCAACTTACTGATGTTTAAGTGTGATTGGTTTGAGGGTGAAGAAGACAAATATTGGCTTATTTGTGTCTACTATTTTCAACAATCTTTTACTTATTTGGTTTTGCCAAAAGTTGCTATGTGTATATCTCTCATGGTCTATTACAATATTAGCTGACTTGGCATATTCAAGTTTAATTGTTAGGTGCTTTCTATTGGTCTAGGTTTGGTAAAAATTATCTGCTCCATTAGCTCACTCATAACTGAACAAATTTTCTCTCACGCAGGCAACCATCAATCTTGACTTTTACGTCTTATTGTAAGGTCACTGTATATTACATTTGTTATGGCATTCAAATCTTGTAGTGAGCTACATCATGTGCATTGGCAGTACACAAATTGCGGCGCCCAGTCAAGATGTATCTAAATTGAAAGACAGATAGGATaatgatttctaattgattGTCA includes these proteins:
- the LOC100807964 gene encoding uncharacterized protein, whose translation is MSSSEGVFEQGIEFSEANNVLLMSLMEEEQEEEYYGDDRLVSMIQSLEAEITDTEMGQMYEMGHVDDQDRSASVGVPDHWVDLELISSLPFDEMNAWIPYGYGMMEHVEMEYEAGNGVDDLQLCYGAFLDQQYRENHYLAQGPSDAVF